One genomic segment of Desmodus rotundus isolate HL8 chromosome 5, HLdesRot8A.1, whole genome shotgun sequence includes these proteins:
- the PFN4 gene encoding profilin-4, producing MSHLQNLLLDALLGTKHVDSAALIKLQERSLSVASPGFSVMPSDVRTLVNGFAKNPLQARREGLYFKEKDYKCVRADDYSLYAKNENTGVVVVKTNLYLLVATYTEGMYPSVCVEAAEKLGEYLRKKGN from the exons ATGAGCCATCTGCAGAACTTGCTGTTAGATGCCCTCCTGGGCACGAAGCATGTGGACAGCGCAGCCCTCATCAAACTTCAGGAGCGGAGCCTGTCTGTAGCGTCACCAGGGTTCAGT GTAATGCCCAGTGATGTCCGAACACTTGTGAATGGCTTCGCCAAGAACCCtttgcaagccagaagagaaggaCTGTATTTCAAGGAAAAGGACTACAAATGTGTCCGGGCAGATGATTATTCTCTTTATGCTAAGAAT GAAAACACTGGTGTGGTTGTTGTGAAGACCAATCTGTATCTTCTGGTGGCAACTTACACTGAGGGCATGTATCCTAGCGTCTGCGTGGAGGCCGCAGAGAAGCTGG gagaatatttaagaaaaaaaggaaattaa